The nucleotide sequence gaagagaaatgtaaaatgttccacgtattttatatttgtaaataaaaagaagtgagtGAGGGACAAATTGTTATTTATCTGTCAAAGGTATCTTATCAGACAGATAACAACCTTCCAAGTTTCCATGGGAATAATGAAAGGAGGCCGTAGGACTGAAATGTCTGGTATCCCATTTTGGAGGAAGGAGGCAAAAATGGACCTGCCAATGCCATCTTGTGGTCAGGAGTGGAATTGTTGTGACGATGGTAGCAGGCACATGTAAAAATTTAATCATTCGTTCATGTAAGTAGTTTTTTCTGGTGAGCTAGGTTTGGGATAGAATAGTGAACAAGTATGCTATACTTGTGGAAGTTATATTCAAGTCATACTAACTGATGGTGAATAAGTATTtgaatatttacatattctgttaagataaggaggaaataaaatatttatgttgaaAGAAAATTATGGTGGGGGCAAGAATTAGTTGACATATATGAGTTAAGCACACTTCACTGATAAGGTTGTATTAGTTGATATCTAAAGGATGTTGAGAGGAAGatagaatattctagaaaataacaACTGGGGGACGTGGAGCGATTTAGAGCAAAaccctaacacagagaagaagagaatATGTTTGGAAGAAGAATAGAAGGGCTGAAGTAAAGGAAAATGGTGACAACTGGTATgttgaaaaaatagaatatactgctcagaaataatagtaaataacTACTTATCATACATACAACAGTATGGCTGAATCTGAAAACCTCTATACTGAGTGAAAGACACCAGAATTAAAAGAATGTATTATTTGTTCTTAGATTTATGAAAGTTTtagtgagagaaaataaatatatattgaaagaaaTCAGATCAGGCTTTGCCTGCTTTGGGTACAGAGGTGGTGACTGGCTCCAGAGAGGCAagagaaacttttccaaagtgttGCAAATGTTCTATGTCTTAACTGGGGTGGGAGCTACAGAGGCATTTATATGTGTTAGAACTCTTCAAACTGTGCATtaaaatacttacattttattGTCACAAGTTATACagaaataaagttgattttaaaaagaggaagaggggctCACAATCACTAACTGATTTTCTGATAACAGTATAACAGTCCCTTGATAACTCTAAAATTTGGGGATCATGAAAATGCTCCTTCAGAATACCTATTCATTTTTGGGGACACTTTTAGTCTCCAATATTGTTTCTTCTGGGAGAAGCAAACATGTTCCTGATTCTTCTTAAAGTACCTTCAACTGATGTTGGTTTTAGTAACATAAAAGCCTCAGTGCCTAGAACCTTTTCAGTATTGGCTTTAACAGGAGAATGGTGCAGGATGATAAAAAGACCAATTCAATAATTGTGGTGGGTGATTGTACCTTGTTTGTGGTGATGGTATTATGTCTGTAGCATATGTTCAAAccatcaaaatatatacattaaataagtACAACTTTTTGTAGGAGTATAcctcataaagaaaaaatgaaagtaaaaaatacagtttctaaTAATAGcttgaaattttaatataaaatgaaattaaatattaacaaatactaAAACTTCTAGTGATTTTCTCACTACCTTCAACCATACAGTATAGTTATCTTCAGAAGGGAAattctccttcattcttttccCACACTCTGTCATTCTGAAATCCATTGAATCAGGGATTTAGGAAATTTTGGAAGGAGAATCCAATGCTCAGCATACCTAATCCTCATTCTTACCAGTCTCAAAAGGTTGTGATTCTGGTTTAATTTCACATCTGGAGTTTAAAGATTTTCTGGAAGTTGTTCTAGAGTCCTTCATCTTCTCAGATTGGCCACTGCCTTCCCCTAGGCTTAGGCACTGAAATAACCTCTTTGTACACTTTTGTTGTTTCAATTACATTTGCTCACACTAAAATTAAGCTTCCTCAATCAAggataattttaaagaatacataaaaatgaagaaataacattAAGAAACCACAAATATCACTCCTCTGAGTTGCTATTATTAGATTTTGGATgtatttccagaatatttttctatgccttatatttctttttgaattggCCATAGCCTTATGggcaaatgtttttttcttttttctttaatgttctatCTTGGTCATTTTACATACCTTTCCATACTCTTTGCAAATACATTAGTTAAATGTTACATGATATTCAATTGTTTATTCTTCATCTGGGTCTTATAGGTTATTATTAGaatgttttccagtttttgtttttataaataatgaatcTGTATgtgcctttgaatttttttttcaaattctatttttataaagagaTCCCAAGATGGGGAATACATGTGTTTTCTAATTGTTCTGGTAGAAATTTCAAGTGTCCTTTTTAACAAGGTTTACCAACTTGTACTTCTAGTGATagtgtaaaaataattttcaccttGGTGATCTATGGAAAtggcattcttttatttatttatttatttatttatttatttttcaatatgtgaaatttattgtcaaattgttttccatacaacacccagtgctcatcccaaaaggtgccctcctcaatacccatcacctaccctcccctccctcccacccctcatcaaccctcagtttgttctcagtttttaagagtctcttatgctctggctctctcccactctaacctcttttttttttttccttctcctcccccatgggtttctgttaagtttctcaggatccacataagagtgaaagcatatggtatctgtctttctctgtatggcttatttcacttagcatcacactctccagttccatccacattgctacaaagggccatattttgttctttctcattgccctgtagtactccattgtgtatataaaccacaatttctttatcattcatcagttgatggacaggaAATGGCATTCTTTAAAATCTTCACTAATTTGGTAGGTTGACatatttttcactgttttcttatGATGATGAAAATTGGTCAACTCAGCATTTGTGGTTAATCACATCTCTCAGAGAGCTTTTGTTGTGGGCATCCTGAAAATTGGTTCTACTCTGGAGGGTTACTAAACTCTGGGCCTTTTGCTCACAGAGATGACTTTGTGCTGATATGTGATGGCATGACAAATTATCTGCATTTGTGTTCCTAGATCAGTGAGGTGATTGGGTTGGTTGTTATACTATGACTTTTGGCTCAGGGATCTTTTCAACAACAACCTTGAATAACCCTGTTCCTGATCTGCTTGGTTCTAACTCCATAGATGATGGGGTTGAGCATGGGAGGAACCAGGAGATAGAGATTGGCAAACATGATATGTACTGCTCGGGGCACATGATGTCCAAAGCGGTGGGTGAGGAATGTAAAGAGCGCTGGGATATAAAAAGCCAAGATGACACAGATATGGGATGCACATGTACCAAAAGCCTTGAGCTGGGCTTGACCAGAAGGCAACCCCAGAACAGTTCTCAAAATCATCACATAGGATACACTGATGACAATCATATCAAAGCCAACCACAGAGAAGGCCCCAAAGAGCCCATATGCACGATTTACTCTAGTATCTGCACACACCAGCTTTAGCACAGCCATGTGCTCACAGTATGACTGAGGAATGATCTGGTTGGGGCAGAAGGGCATCCTGGAGACCATAATGCAGAAGGGGCTCACCAACAGCAATGCTCTCATCATTACAGCTGCTCCCAATTTACCCACTATAGCTGGGGTCAGGACACTTGAGTGACGGAGTGGGAAGCAGATGGCCACATAACGGTCCAAGGCCATAGCCATGAGTACCCCAGACTCCACAGAGGAAAAGGCATGGATGAAGAACATCTGGATGAGGCAGGCGTGGTATTCAGTCTCATGAGCATGAAACCAGAGTATAGCCAGCATTTTAGGTTGGGTGGAAGATGAGAGGACCAGGTCAGTGATAGCCAGCATGGCTAGAAAGAGGTACATGGGCTCATGCAGAGTGTGGTCAATTCGGATTATATGGAGGACAGTGGTATTGCCAATTATAGCCACAACATACATGGCACAGAGAGGAAAGGCAATCCAAAATTGGGAATTCTCGAGTCCTGGGATCCCAAGTAGGATGAAGTATGCAGGATGTGAAGAGCTGTTCTCTAAAGCCAGCATCACAGGATGGTTAATTTGGTTTCCTTGGGAAGGTAATCTATGCTCTACAGGTGATAACAATGAAATAagttattagtattatttataatattttagaagaagCCATTGAATAATAGGTTGATTGACTTTAAAAGTAAACTGgaataatttcaaatgttttaataaattaaattttggaaCATAAAGTGATGTCATTCTTTAGCCTTCATTCATATTTATGTCACTCAAAGTAGTGTCAGAACATACTAGCTGCAAGTGTAGTTTCTGTATAAGAATCAATATTATCCATGAAAGTAGAATCTGTTAAGAGAAAACTACCTTAACTAATAATGTCACTAATAGTAATTCTCATCCTTCTATTGTTTAGGACAAAATGATTTGTTTAACCTTTCCAACAGGTTCTTTTCAGCCATTTATTTAAGCCACTTGGGAACTTTTCAGGACAGGAAACCAGTTTGCAAAGCACTTTGTCTTAATGGCATTGTACGTAGTGAGGATGAGTTATTTTTGATTCTAGGAGTTACCGGGAGAATTTGGGCTGGAGGATAACTGAGTGACAGATTGTACACCTGCAGTTAAACCTGTTATGTATAGTGAATGTCTCCTCCTAGATTAGGGGCCAGCAACTGTTTTCTGTGAAAGGTCAGATCACGcatattttagtctttgtggGCCATACAATCTTGTTGGTATTAGTCAGCTTGGGCATGGTAGCATGAAAGCAGCACAGTCAATATGGAAATGTGTGAGTGTGGCTACATtccaatacaattttattttcaaaaacaggcTGCAAGCTGGATTTGGTCTGCAGGTGATAATTTACTAACTCCTGTCCTGCATGATGAATTTTCATGAGGTCGGCCCTAACGAGTACACCAACCTGAGCACTTCTCTACTTGGCACAGAACAgggttttaataaatgtttgctgaagcaaacaaaaaataaatgtcattgttCAGGGGCAATGGACTTTTTACCTGGTTAGCCATATCTTAATGTCCTAATAGAACCTTCTAAACACTACTTTGATGCCAGGTCACAAGACAGCTGTATGTATTTTTCATGCTGGAGTCTGAGCTGCTGTCTGTTGACAGACATGAATGTCATCCTGTGCCAATACTTGCATTACATGGTTGACCCTGTCTGATCCCTCTGCTGACTGTTACCTATGTGGAGTCAATGACCAATTTAATCTCAATTGACCAGAACCTTTGTTCGAATGTCCTCCCTAACGGAAACACCCAGATAAGAAGAGTATCTTTTCAAATCTCCCTTAACCAGCCTCTGGAGACTAACAAAATTTCATTCAACCTGATGTAATGGTTCCTAAAAAGGTTTTGTTCAAGATCCCAAATAAACTTAATCTCTTTCTGACTTTCCCTATATTTATAGCATTATGAGAGAAATGTGGATCAGAACTTataaattttgctttaatttgGAAACTTTACTATCCTACCTAGATAATAGCTAGGGCTTTGCTCAGAACAAATACTCCTCTCCAGGGCATAGTGAAAATTCAGAAACACACATGTTATCTGGTGTTTAACGTTCTTTTTCATGCACTTCTGCCTGGCTTTCAGTTTTATCTTCTGTTTGAACCAgaatcttcttttctccttcccttctgccccTTGTAAGTCACCCTCCATTTGTGAAGACATACTCACTGGGTCTCATGGGCACCTGGGAGAGCATAATGAGGCCATTTTTGTTACACTGATAAAGGTGCTGGGTAAACCTACAATGTCTCAAAGTGCATAATAATCTAATTACTCATAGAAAATGttgctatttttgtaaatataacaCTATTTGCTTTTacatgttattgtttttaatacacACTTACACACTTCTGCCCATCAGCCTTCATGGGGAACTTACCTGTTCTACATACTCTTTTTGGAGTGGTGACTCTTCTTAGGTGGTGACCAGGAACCCAAGTCTGAGGTAGGAGATGGGGCTCTTGACTGgtgcctctctttcttctctacatttaCATTCCCATGGAATCTGATGTCCTCACTATCAgcatttcctttgtctttttccctCCTCAGACTTGCAAGGAGTTAAGTCTGCAACTAATGTGGAGTGGACAAGGAGTTAACCAATTAACCATTAGCCAAGACTAACCAatcttaggtctttttttttttttttttttttttttttttttgtgcagtGTGTGAGGTTTTCAATAGTAATTCTGAGGGGAGACACAGGTCATCAACTTGCTGCTGAGTTGGGGGAAAGAGATGTACATTCCctaaaaagtaggaaaaagaagGGCAATATAATTTCCCTTCTTGCCCAAaattccttccccctttccctgcttATAAATATGTCCCTGTCCTTGCCTACCATATGCTAGACCTCATGTGAGCATAGTGCTTATTGACAGAAGAAATTAAGCCATCTTTTTTTGTATGTTACAGCCAGGGTGATCACACATTGAACTTCAGATTCAATGCTTCTGTTCTCCAAAGTACAATATAATTTGTGAGAACTTGGCGTAACTTTTGTTTCAGGGAATATGGTTGCAAGAAAAATGTTCTTACACTGCTGGAGCTCAGTTTTCATCTGTGAGTATGGGTTTGAATCCAGTGCTGATACCACTACCTCTGTTGACTTCAATTACCCCACTCATTATGTAGAAATAGTTATGTTCATCAGTTTAATCGAGTTGCTCAAGTCTGAAAGGGTAAAGGATAAAATGGACTGAGATCTTGCTAAGGAATGGCTTCAGAGAAATTTAGTCTGTTCTCTCACTTTGGGGTATCTAAAACTAAGGCATGTAGCAAGATTGCCGAAGTGGGGTAGGGTTCAGATCCTGTGTCCTTTGTGGAAGGATTGAGTGTGGAGGCAGGCTGCCTACTTGTCTAGAATTTCCCTGGAGGACACAGTGTGAGCAGCGAATTGTCTCCCCATCTCAGAAGGAAATTCACCAGTCATGGATCTCTGGACCTGGAGCCGGCATAAGTCAGGTCATTCCGCACAGTGCATTGCCTTGCATTTCAGATTCTTAGAGACTCTGTGAGTCCTACTGTTctctgggaagggcagagatgacTGGGGCACAGGGGACCACTCACCTTGAGCTCTGCTTTATCTCTGACCATAAGCAGCTCTAACTGGCTCCTGTGATTTAGCTTTTTACAGAGACTGTGAGTTCGGACCTATTTAAAGACCTGTTTAAGTCTGGCCTTTCCCTTCCCCAGCattaattctttccttcctcttgggcCCCACTGCCTCATACTCTGGCTTCCTCTGAGACTGGAGGGTAAGCTGGAAGCATTAACCCCTAGCTTGCCTCTCTCCTCTGTATACACATAGCTAAAGCAGGGGATTTGAATGCATGTACAAGAATGTGTGTTGTTGAGATTACAGGAGTGTGAGCTTATCTGTATGCATGCATTTTTTGTTAGTGAAACAAAATGTGGAATGTGGAATGTGAAAGTGTGTTGATATGTTTGTTGATGTGTATCTGAGAGATGTGTTAATAAACATGTGTAAGGACTGGATTTGCATGTGAATGTATGTGTATAAGCTGTGTTTGTGTAGGTATAAATAATCATTTGCTGTTGGTTTACATATTTAGTGGGATAGTGTGGCTCTGTGAGTACAAAGAGATAAATACTAA is from Neofelis nebulosa isolate mNeoNeb1 chromosome 10, mNeoNeb1.pri, whole genome shotgun sequence and encodes:
- the LOC131488595 gene encoding olfactory receptor 52R1-like, translating into MLALENSSSHPAYFILLGIPGLENSQFWIAFPLCAMYVVAIIGNTTVLHIIRIDHTLHEPMYLFLAMLAITDLVLSSSTQPKMLAILWFHAHETEYHACLIQMFFIHAFSSVESGVLMAMALDRYVAICFPLRHSSVLTPAIVGKLGAAVMMRALLLVSPFCIMVSRMPFCPNQIIPQSYCEHMAVLKLVCADTRVNRAYGLFGAFSVVGFDMIVISVSYVMILRTVLGLPSGQAQLKAFGTCASHICVILAFYIPALFTFLTHRFGHHVPRAVHIMFANLYLLVPPMLNPIIYGVRTKQIRNRVIQGCC